One segment of Candidatus Eisenbacteria bacterium DNA contains the following:
- the fdnG gene encoding formate dehydrogenase-N subunit alpha: MKLSRRGFLGVSGTAVVGGLLAKFGLDLGPTAAFAQSFKTQHSTESTTICPYCGVGCGLIVSAKNGKVINVEGDPDHPINQGSLCCKGQGLYQVATSDRRMKKVLYRAPGATEWEEKSWDWAIEKIADRIKSTRDAYFTKNDEQGRVVNRCDAIGGLGGAALDNEECYLYGKLMRALGMVYIEHQARIUHSATVAGLAQSFGRGAMTNHWCDLQNSDCIMIIGSNAAENHPLSFKWVMKAVERGATLINVDPRFTRTSSKAHIYGPIRSGTDIAFIGGLFRYVLENKLYNEEYIKNYTDATFLVDDKFGFEDGLFTGYDAAKRSYEKSSWAYAEGDGGPARDMTMQDPHCVLQLMKKHYSAYTPEKVYEITGMPVETFNKIAEPFCATGATGKAATIMYAMGTTQHTVGTQNVRSYAMLQLLLGNIGVAGGGINALRGESNVQGSTDYALLYHILPGYLKTPRAANTSLQAYLDKWTPKGDYGEKSANWWQHTPKYMVSFLKAYWGDHATAENEFDYHYLPKLCDNLSTYPHIGMFEAMYDGVIKGLLCFGQNPAVGGPNANKERRALEKLEWLVAVDLWETDTMDFWKRPGVNPKTIDTEVFALPAASSVEKEGSIINSGRWMQWRYKAVEPPGEAKSDLWIYNKLFKALKARYDMGGTFPDPIVNLFWNYGDGEEPDVHRVAKECNGFAMRDFVQNESPVKRGDQIASFALLKDDGSTCSGNWLYCNSYTAKGNMAARRDPTDAPNKIGLYPNWAWCWPVNRRIIYNRASVDLEGKPWDAEQWVIRWNAALNDGKGGWEGDVPDGGWAPGTKYAFIMKPHGHAQLFGNGLVEGPFPAHYEPLESPVKNAIYSQQINPVVKIWASEMDDIGDPKKFPIIATTYRVVEHWQAGQMTRHLPWLCELMPNVFVELSKELAGEKKIKNGDKIKIITARGEISAYALVTARFKPFQIKGKAYHEVGIPWHWGYAGLATGGSANVLTPHVGDANTMIPEFKAFLCDVAKEV; this comes from the coding sequence ATGAAACTTTCAAGGAGAGGGTTCCTGGGTGTTTCGGGAACCGCGGTTGTCGGGGGACTTCTCGCGAAGTTCGGTCTCGATTTGGGACCGACAGCCGCATTTGCCCAATCATTCAAGACCCAGCACTCAACAGAATCCACCACGATCTGTCCGTACTGCGGAGTGGGCTGCGGCCTTATTGTCTCCGCAAAGAACGGCAAAGTGATCAATGTGGAAGGAGATCCCGATCATCCGATCAACCAGGGATCTCTTTGCTGTAAGGGGCAGGGGTTATATCAAGTGGCGACCAGCGACCGCCGCATGAAAAAGGTTCTCTATAGAGCCCCCGGCGCTACAGAGTGGGAGGAGAAGTCATGGGATTGGGCGATTGAAAAGATCGCAGATCGCATTAAAAGCACCCGTGACGCCTACTTCACCAAAAACGATGAACAGGGACGTGTGGTCAATCGCTGTGACGCTATCGGCGGCCTCGGCGGCGCGGCTCTGGATAATGAGGAATGCTACCTTTACGGCAAGCTGATGCGCGCCCTGGGAATGGTCTATATCGAACATCAGGCCCGTATATGACACTCGGCCACTGTCGCCGGTCTGGCGCAGAGTTTCGGTCGGGGGGCAATGACCAATCACTGGTGTGATCTTCAGAATTCCGACTGCATCATGATCATCGGCTCCAATGCCGCCGAGAATCATCCCCTATCATTCAAGTGGGTGATGAAGGCGGTGGAACGGGGCGCGACGCTGATCAATGTCGATCCAAGATTCACACGAACATCATCGAAAGCGCATATCTACGGCCCGATACGGTCAGGAACTGATATCGCCTTTATCGGTGGTCTCTTCCGTTATGTTCTCGAAAACAAGCTCTATAATGAGGAATACATCAAGAATTATACAGACGCGACTTTCCTCGTGGACGACAAGTTTGGTTTCGAGGATGGCCTTTTCACTGGCTATGACGCGGCGAAGAGAAGTTACGAAAAGAGTTCCTGGGCCTATGCTGAAGGTGATGGCGGCCCGGCACGTGATATGACGATGCAGGATCCGCACTGTGTGCTTCAGCTGATGAAGAAACATTACTCGGCATATACACCCGAGAAGGTCTACGAAATCACCGGTATGCCGGTCGAGACCTTTAACAAGATCGCCGAGCCCTTCTGCGCGACCGGCGCAACGGGGAAAGCGGCCACCATCATGTACGCCATGGGGACGACGCAACACACGGTCGGTACCCAGAACGTCCGCAGCTATGCGATGCTGCAGCTGCTTCTGGGGAATATCGGTGTGGCGGGCGGCGGGATCAACGCATTGCGCGGCGAGTCCAATGTGCAAGGCTCAACCGATTACGCCTTGCTCTACCATATCCTCCCCGGCTACCTGAAAACCCCGCGGGCGGCCAACACCAGTCTTCAGGCCTATCTTGATAAGTGGACGCCGAAGGGCGACTACGGTGAAAAGTCGGCCAACTGGTGGCAGCACACGCCCAAGTACATGGTGAGCTTCCTCAAGGCCTACTGGGGCGACCACGCGACAGCAGAAAATGAGTTCGATTACCACTATCTGCCGAAGTTGTGTGACAACCTCTCCACCTATCCGCATATCGGGATGTTCGAAGCGATGTACGACGGTGTCATCAAGGGTCTCCTCTGCTTCGGACAGAATCCCGCCGTCGGCGGACCGAACGCGAACAAAGAACGCAGAGCCCTCGAGAAACTCGAGTGGCTTGTCGCCGTCGATCTTTGGGAAACCGACACGATGGATTTCTGGAAGAGGCCGGGAGTCAATCCCAAGACGATTGATACGGAAGTCTTCGCGCTGCCCGCCGCGAGTTCCGTCGAGAAGGAAGGTTCGATCATCAATTCGGGCCGGTGGATGCAATGGCGATACAAGGCCGTCGAACCGCCGGGTGAGGCGAAATCCGACCTCTGGATTTACAACAAGCTCTTTAAGGCGCTCAAGGCGCGTTATGACATGGGCGGCACCTTCCCCGATCCGATTGTCAATCTGTTCTGGAATTACGGTGACGGAGAGGAACCGGATGTCCACAGGGTCGCCAAGGAGTGCAACGGCTTCGCTATGAGGGATTTCGTCCAAAACGAGTCACCTGTGAAGAGGGGCGACCAGATCGCCAGCTTCGCCTTGTTGAAGGACGACGGCTCGACGTGCAGTGGAAACTGGCTCTATTGCAACTCCTACACAGCGAAGGGCAATATGGCGGCCCGCCGGGATCCGACCGATGCACCGAACAAGATCGGCCTCTATCCCAATTGGGCCTGGTGCTGGCCGGTCAACCGGAGGATCATCTATAATCGCGCTTCCGTGGATCTTGAGGGCAAGCCATGGGACGCGGAACAGTGGGTCATCCGCTGGAATGCCGCGCTGAATGATGGAAAGGGCGGATGGGAAGGCGATGTGCCTGACGGCGGCTGGGCGCCTGGTACGAAGTATGCCTTCATCATGAAGCCTCATGGTCACGCTCAGCTCTTTGGGAACGGTTTGGTCGAGGGTCCCTTCCCGGCCCACTACGAACCGCTCGAATCACCGGTCAAGAATGCCATCTACTCACAACAGATAAATCCTGTTGTGAAAATCTGGGCATCTGAGATGGACGATATCGGCGATCCGAAGAAATTCCCGATCATCGCCACGACCTACCGTGTGGTTGAACATTGGCAGGCCGGTCAGATGACGCGCCACTTGCCTTGGCTTTGCGAGCTGATGCCAAATGTGTTCGTCGAGCTATCGAAAGAGCTGGCTGGTGAGAAGAAGATCAAAAACGGGGATAAGATCAAGATCATCACGGCGCGCGGCGAAATCTCCGCGTATGCCCTGGTCACCGCCCGTTTCAAGCCTTTCCAGATAAAGGGGAAGGCTTATCACGAAGTCGGCATTCCATGGCACTGGGGATACGCGGGTCTCGCGACGGGAGGCAGCGCCAATGTGCTGACACCGCACGTTGGAGATGCCAACACGATGATTCCCGAGTTTAAAGCGTTCCTCTGTGACGTAGCGAAGGAGGTGTAA
- a CDS encoding formate dehydrogenase accessory protein FdhE, producing MGKRAGRLSCLMGKPGISSEHLALESCLLEWREKVLPNIRLEFPDPELKPEQVIAALLADRPVAELVTQIPNVKVIQKAAAEFLKSITSINTFKNGFKPWFDHLPDGAAEIAEDERITDWFAYSWQGDRAGHEKLALATGMDPDLLAWAGNQLTRPFFHRLGELLAAHQPAEGPPKLTVGCPCCGGPPRLGRYARNEGQRYLWCDLCNIQWAFRRVTCAFCLNTEHEKLGFLTVDGIEHYRIDVCKACSGYLRSIDERDLPEDHRTDYLLEDVGTLHLSMAAEKDGWQQGVILSGAVPGQKWDG from the coding sequence GTGGGGAAACGAGCCGGTCGGTTGTCGTGTCTGATGGGGAAACCTGGTATCTCCTCAGAGCATCTGGCGTTGGAGTCATGTTTGTTGGAATGGCGGGAGAAGGTCCTTCCAAATATCCGCCTGGAATTCCCCGATCCGGAACTCAAGCCTGAACAGGTTATAGCGGCCCTCCTAGCGGACCGGCCCGTGGCGGAACTCGTCACACAAATACCGAATGTCAAAGTTATTCAGAAGGCCGCCGCCGAATTTCTCAAATCAATAACATCCATCAACACATTCAAAAATGGATTCAAACCTTGGTTCGATCATCTGCCGGACGGCGCCGCGGAGATTGCTGAAGATGAGAGAATCACCGATTGGTTTGCTTATTCATGGCAGGGTGATCGAGCGGGCCATGAAAAGCTCGCCCTTGCAACCGGTATGGATCCGGACCTCTTGGCGTGGGCGGGAAATCAACTGACCCGCCCCTTTTTCCACCGCCTGGGAGAACTCTTGGCGGCCCATCAGCCGGCGGAGGGCCCTCCAAAATTGACCGTCGGATGCCCCTGCTGCGGCGGACCACCACGGCTGGGACGTTATGCGCGCAATGAAGGCCAGCGCTATCTTTGGTGCGATCTCTGCAACATTCAATGGGCTTTTCGCCGAGTGACATGCGCCTTTTGCTTGAATACGGAGCATGAAAAACTCGGCTTCCTGACAGTGGATGGAATCGAACATTATCGAATCGATGTATGCAAGGCCTGTAGTGGATATCTTCGGTCGATCGATGAGCGGGATCTGCCCGAGGATCACCGTACAGATTACTTGTTGGAGGATGTCGGTACTCTTCATTTGAGCATGGCCGCCGAAAAGGATGGCTGGCAGCAAGGGGTGATTCTCTCCGGCGCCGTGCCCGGCCAAAAATGGGATGGGTGA